Proteins from one Impatiens glandulifera chromosome 2, dImpGla2.1, whole genome shotgun sequence genomic window:
- the LOC124924377 gene encoding acyltransferase Pun1-like, producing MEVEIILKKIIKPSSPTSPQLKTYSLSILDQLSSKFYISRLLFFLNKDTNKTWTNLQKSSHLQTSLSKTLTLYYPFAGTLTNGATIECNDEGVDFIETRTNFTLQDILKHPDPDHLHLLYPFGLIGNNSYEGSLVVIQANFFACGGLAIGVCVSHKVADGCCMARFIKDWANMANIRNYDIETLVAPELISSAFVHHEPMIAPEIVIKMENCLTKRFLFDGSRLVGLKATGLSRVEIVTSMLYKSAMAALKRRFGSSRSSILIQTVNMRPRMTPPLEENSLGNFSWHFMMKQALREVNSFEELTRKLRKSLEEFNHKYMKKMTAGEWFMEISESIREAKALYDGRSQDVVIFSCSSMCKFPFYEVDFGWGKPEWVAIAGNVFKNTFVLMDTRDGDGVEAWVTLEEEDMTAFECDEDLLSFCTVNPNACFFE from the exons ATGGAAGTTGAGATAATCCTCAAGAAAATCATCAAACCCTCCTCTCCAACCTCACCTCAACTCAAGACCTATAGTCTCTCCATATTGGATCAACTTTCAAGCAAATTTTACATTTCTAGACTCCTCTTTTTCCTCAACAAAGACACCAACAAGACATGGACAAATCTACAAAAATCATCTCATCTCCAAACCTCACTCTCCAAAACCCTAACTCTCTACTACCCATTTGCCGGTACACTCACGAATGGAGCCACAATCGAGTGTAATGATGAAGGCGTCGATTTTATCGAAACCCGAACAAATTTCACGCTCCAAGATATCCTTAAACATCCCGACCCGGACCACTTACATCTCCTTTACCCATTCGGTTTGATTGGTAACAACTCGTATGAAGGAAGCTTGGTAGTCATACAAGCTAACTTCTTTGCGTGTGGTGGATTAGCCATCGGCGTTTGTGTATCCCACAAAGTCGCTGATGGCTGCTGTATGGCCCGGTTCATAAAGGACTGGGCCAATATGGCAAATATTCGAAACTATGATATTGAAACGTTGGTAGCCCCCGAGCTTATTTCTTCGGCTTTCGTTCATCACGAGCCAATGATTGCACCGGAAATTGTAATAAAAATGGAGAATTGTTTAACCAAGAGATTCTTGTTTGACGGTTCGAGACTAGTTGGTCTTAAAGCGACCGGTCTTAGCCGAGTTGAAATAGTCACGTCTATGTTATACAAATCTGCTATGGCAGCATTGAAGAGAAGGTTCGGTTCATCCCGATCGTCCATTTTGATCCAGACGGTTAATATGCGGCCAAGAATGACACCTCCCCTCGAGGAGAATTCATTGGGGAACTTCTCTTGGCATTTCATG atgAAACAAGCTCTAAGAGAAGTGAATTCGTTCGAAGAATTGACTAGAAAGCTAAGAAAGAGCTTGGAGGAGTTTAACCAtaaatatatgaagaaaatgACTGCGGGTGAATGGTTCATGGAAATAAGCGAGTCGATTAGAGAGGCGAAGGCATTGTACGATGGGAGGTCACAAGATGTGGTGATATTTAGTTGTAGCAGCATGTGTAAGTTTCCATTTTATGAGGTGGATTTTGGTTGGGGGAAGCCGGAGTGGGTGGCGATCGCGGGGAATGTGTTCAAAAACACGTTTGTATTGATGGATACGCGAGATGGAGATGGGGTGGAGGCGTGGGTGACGTTGGAGGAAGAGGATATGACTGCCTTTGAATGCGACGAAGATTTGCTCTCCTTTTGCACCGTCAATCCGAATGCTTGCTTTTTCGAATGA
- the LOC124927191 gene encoding tubulin beta chain-like: protein MREILHVQGGQCGNQIGAKFWEVICDEHGIDPTGKYKGTPVGSSDIQLERINVYFNEASGGRYVPRAVLMDLEPGTMDSIRSGPYGQIFRPDNFVFGQSGAGNNWAKGHYTEGAELIDSVLDVVRKEAENCDCLQGFQVCHSLGGGTGSGMGTLLISKIREEYPDRMMLTFSVFPSPKVSDTVVEPYNATLSVHQLVENADECMVLDNEALYDICFRTLKLSNPTFGDLNHLISATMSGVTCCLRFPGQLNSDLRKLAVNLIPFPRLHFFMVGFAPLTSRGSQQYVSLTVPELTQQMWDAKNMMCAADPRHGRYLTASAMFRGKMSTKEVDEQMINVQNKNSSYFVEWIPNNVKSSVCDIPPTGLKMASTFIGNSTSIQEMFRRVSEQFTAMFRRKAFLHWYTGEGMDEMEFTEAESNMNDLVAEYQQYQDATADDDEYEDEVADEAEEN, encoded by the exons ATGAGGGAAATCCTTCACGTTCAAGGTGGACAATGCGGTAATCAGATTGGTGCCAAATTCTGGGAAGTTATCTGCGATGAACATGGCATAGATCCTACCGGAAAGTACAAAGGAACTCCTGTTGGATCATCTGATATACAGTTAGAAAGAATCAATGTCTACTTTAATGAAGCATCAGGCGGCCGTTATGTTCCTCGCGCTGTTCTTATGGATCTTGAACCTGGTACTATGGATAGTATCAGATCTGGTCCTTATGGACAGATCTTTCGTCCTGATAACTTCGTTTTTGGTCAGTCTGGTGCAGGAAATAATTGGGCCAAAGGTCATTATACTGAAGGCGCTGAGTTGATTGATTCAGTTCTTGATGTTGTTCGTAAGGAAGCCGAGAATTGTGATTGTTTGCAAG GGTTTCAGGTTTGTCATTCTCTTGGAGGAGGAACTGGATCTGGCATGGGAACTCTCTTGATATCTAAGATAAGAGAGGAATACCCAGATAGGATGATGCTGACATTCTCTGTGTTTCCCTCGCCTAAGGTTTCCGACACTGTGGTTGAACCCTATAATGCCACTCTTTCAGTGCACCAGTTAGTGGAGAATGCTGATGAATGCATGGTTCTTGACAATGAAGCACTGTATGACATTTGTTTCAGAACTTTGAAGCTCAGCAATCCTACAT TTGGTGATCTAAACCACTTGATTTCCGCCACAATGAGTGGGGTGACTTGTTGCCTAAGATTCCCGGGGCAACTAAACTCCGACCTAAGGAAGCTAGCCGTAAACCTAATCCCCTTCCCACGTCTCCACTTCTTCATGGTTGGTTTTGCGCCCTTAACCTCCCGTGGCTCCCAACAATACGTGTCCCTAACCGTCCCCGAACTAACCCAACAAATGTGGGACGCAAAGAACATGATGTGCGCAGCCGACCCCCGCCATGGCCGTTACCTAACCGCCTCGGCCATGTTCAGAGGAAAAATGAGCACCAAAGAAGTCGACGAACAGATGATCAACGTTCAGAACAAGAACTCATCATACTTCGTGGAATGGATCCCAAACAATGTGAAGTCGAGTGTCTGCGACATCCCCCCAACGGGGCTGAAAATGGCGTCGACTTTTATCGGGAACTCGACTTCTATTCAGGAAATGTTTAGGAGGGTTAGCGAGCAGTTTACAGCTATGTTTAGGAGGAAGGCTTTCTTGCATTGGTACACGGGAGAAGGGATGGATGAGATGGAGTTTACTGAGGCAGAGAGTAATATGAATGATTTGGTGGCGGAGTATCAGCAGTATCAGGATGCGACTGCCGATGACGATGAGTACGAGGATGAGGTGGCGGATGAGGCCGAGGAAAATTga